Proteins from a genomic interval of Blastocatellia bacterium:
- a CDS encoding UvrD-helicase domain-containing protein, with the protein MEILNQLNEMQKRAAYAPLGPWLVLAGPGTGKTRTLIARISALIDHYHLRPDKLLAVTYTNKATEEMRERLKATLQDQAMSLQVSTFHAFCISVLRECHEKVKLVKHFTIADEDCQLRIVARIAPMLSGERHMRYLISRLSGSRLNPNEGKPLTALEQQLQKRYDNELKKNALIDFDDILFLTQRLFFENPAILSRYRKAFDAILVDEFQDTDRVQYEILRQLVSDHQNLFVVADDDQSIFSWRGANPTNIDLFLRDFARDNIIVLTENYRSRPEIISQAQHLISQHSRLTQKNIKATQANLSLDLPAIRLEHFANDFDEAEFIIKDIQTQLEKNPNLSLSDFAVLYARHSVGEFLEREFMKADIACQLVKGRSCFDQLEIVRAMSLLRVLYNPKDQFSLENFVCREVDEVTSTRLKAFQLEEHLADFRISLDRFRKSTRIPDQERRQIDRIIGLISNLMSIKDIPGKRLSDLFADILSSLSNQEVLTLTKLVDQLTDPITYNRMRDAARAVYQARAFAQVVLIAASNSQLNFLAIEMLKRSLGINAYSAHSYEIEKISQSKADSKIELVALGPLLIILDGKELNLLTDTIKACQTIIYLGTDYSPAIREQLRNINAVIVNPEELSAVERGFEPSAILLLFKLCQLTSWIGNAEFLPDYVALDIETTDKEIENNDIIEIAAIRVRDASPVARFHTLLKPNRPIAADAEKVHGINEKDLINAPGFQDIAEKFLAFIGQDTLVAHNGYNFDFPCIKRKFREVNKRLENRTFDTLPMASRLFPDRGASLDALASLFSIDTGQRHRAYDDTLSLVDVFEALKKEHASRLRRTACESCLDLVAAGSIIEHNRLVDSQAILIKEGLIRLAAPSATLLERLIEQGNDVTLLRAYIEEAKIEHLREGDGNADRFGAFLHFDEIVSRFDSPNPTVGSLEKSIIAFLDFAALYQQQDGITRRNAVNLMTIYASKGLEFTRVYLAGLEQNMIPSFYAIGSKSPDQLTEQRRLLYVAITRAKEQLVFTTANLRNGYAQVASEFLLEMFGANTSQS; encoded by the coding sequence GTGGAGATACTTAATCAGCTAAATGAGATGCAAAAGCGTGCTGCTTATGCTCCGCTTGGCCCTTGGCTAGTTTTAGCTGGGCCCGGCACAGGTAAAACACGCACTTTAATAGCTAGAATCTCAGCACTTATTGACCATTATCATTTACGTCCTGATAAATTGCTAGCAGTAACTTACACAAATAAAGCTACTGAAGAAATGCGTGAAAGGTTAAAAGCTACTCTTCAAGACCAAGCAATGAGCCTTCAAGTTAGCACTTTTCATGCTTTTTGCATAAGTGTTTTACGTGAATGCCATGAGAAGGTAAAACTAGTTAAGCATTTCACTATTGCAGATGAAGATTGCCAACTAAGAATTGTAGCGCGTATTGCTCCAATGCTTTCTGGTGAACGGCATATGCGCTATTTAATTTCCCGTTTGTCTGGCTCACGTCTTAATCCAAATGAGGGTAAACCTCTTACTGCCTTAGAACAACAACTACAAAAACGCTACGATAACGAACTAAAGAAAAATGCCTTAATAGATTTTGATGACATTCTTTTTCTAACGCAACGTCTATTTTTTGAAAACCCTGCAATATTAAGCCGTTATCGTAAGGCTTTTGATGCTATTTTAGTTGATGAATTTCAAGACACTGACCGAGTACAATATGAAATTTTAAGGCAACTTGTAAGCGACCATCAAAACTTATTTGTAGTTGCTGATGATGACCAGTCAATTTTTTCTTGGCGAGGTGCTAACCCTACTAATATAGATTTGTTTTTGCGTGATTTTGCTAGAGATAATATCATAGTGCTAACAGAAAATTATCGCTCTCGACCAGAAATTATAAGCCAAGCACAACATTTAATATCTCAACACTCTCGCCTTACACAAAAAAATATTAAAGCTACTCAAGCAAATTTGTCTTTGGATTTACCTGCTATTAGATTAGAACATTTTGCTAATGATTTTGATGAAGCAGAATTTATTATTAAAGATATACAAACACAGCTAGAAAAAAATCCTAATCTATCTTTATCTGATTTTGCTGTGCTTTATGCACGTCACTCAGTAGGCGAATTTTTAGAACGTGAATTTATGAAAGCTGACATAGCTTGTCAATTAGTAAAGGGACGCTCTTGCTTTGACCAATTAGAAATTGTTCGCGCAATGAGCTTACTGCGTGTTTTATATAACCCTAAAGACCAGTTTAGTTTAGAAAATTTTGTTTGTAGAGAAGTAGACGAAGTTACTAGTACTAGGCTTAAAGCATTTCAATTAGAAGAACACCTGGCAGACTTTCGTATCTCTCTAGATCGCTTTCGGAAAAGTACCCGCATTCCTGATCAGGAACGTAGACAAATAGATAGAATTATTGGCCTGATCTCTAATTTAATGTCTATAAAAGATATACCCGGAAAACGTTTATCAGACCTGTTTGCAGATATTTTAAGTTCTTTAAGTAATCAAGAAGTTTTAACCTTAACTAAGCTAGTAGATCAATTAACAGACCCTATTACTTATAATAGAATGCGGGATGCAGCACGAGCAGTATATCAGGCAAGGGCTTTTGCTCAAGTAGTTTTAATTGCTGCAAGTAATTCACAGCTTAATTTTCTAGCAATAGAAATGCTTAAACGTTCACTTGGAATAAATGCTTATAGCGCACATAGTTATGAGATTGAAAAAATCAGCCAATCTAAGGCAGACTCAAAAATAGAATTAGTTGCTTTAGGCCCTCTTTTAATTATTTTAGATGGTAAAGAATTAAATTTGCTAACAGACACAATAAAAGCTTGTCAAACAATAATTTATCTTGGAACAGATTATAGTCCTGCTATTCGTGAACAGCTTCGTAATATAAATGCAGTTATAGTTAATCCTGAAGAGTTATCAGCCGTTGAGCGAGGTTTTGAGCCATCAGCAATCTTACTTCTTTTTAAGCTTTGTCAACTTACTAGCTGGATTGGAAATGCTGAGTTTTTACCAGATTATGTAGCACTGGATATTGAAACAACAGATAAAGAAATTGAAAACAATGACATAATTGAAATAGCAGCTATTCGGGTACGTGATGCTAGTCCTGTAGCTAGGTTTCATACGCTGTTAAAACCTAATCGTCCAATAGCAGCAGATGCAGAAAAAGTTCATGGAATTAATGAAAAAGACTTAATCAATGCTCCAGGATTTCAAGATATAGCAGAAAAATTTCTTGCTTTTATTGGACAAGATACTTTAGTTGCGCATAATGGCTATAATTTTGATTTTCCTTGTATTAAAAGAAAATTTAGAGAAGTTAATAAACGGCTAGAAAACCGTACTTTTGACACTCTACCAATGGCTAGCCGACTTTTTCCAGATCGAGGAGCAAGTTTAGATGCTCTTGCAAGTTTATTTTCTATTGATACGGGACAGCGTCATCGCGCCTATGATGATACTTTGTCACTTGTAGATGTATTTGAAGCATTAAAAAAAGAACATGCCTCGCGTCTTCGTCGAACAGCTTGCGAATCCTGCTTAGATCTAGTTGCAGCAGGCTCAATTATTGAACATAATCGCTTGGTAGACTCCCAAGCAATATTAATTAAAGAGGGTCTAATCCGTCTAGCTGCACCCAGTGCAACACTGCTTGAACGACTAATTGAGCAAGGAAATGATGTAACTTTACTTAGAGCTTATATAGAAGAAGCAAAAATAGAGCATCTAAGAGAAGGTGATGGAAATGCAGATAGATTTGGAGCTTTTTTGCATTTTGATGAAATCGTCTCTCGTTTTGATAGTCCAAATCCAACGGTTGGATCGCTTGAAAAATCTATTATTGCATTCCTGGATTTTGCTGCTCTTTACCAACAACAAGACGGCATAACTCGACGAAACGCAGTAAACTTAATGACCATTTACGCATCCAAAGGTCTAGAATTTACCAGAGTCTATTTAGCTGGACTTGAACAAAATATGATTCCTAGCTTTTATGCTATTGGTAGCAAAAGTCCTGATCAATTAACTGAGCAAAGACGACTCCTTTACGTAGCAATAACTCGTGCTAAAGAACAGTTAGTATTTACTACTGCTAATTTACGCAATGGATATGCTCAGGTAGCTTCTGAATTTCTTCTTGAAATGTTTGGAGCTAACACTAGCCAAAGTTAG
- the trxB gene encoding thioredoxin-disulfide reductase, whose product MGTLVMEKERELIIIGSGPAGLTAAIYAARANLKPLVAAGEPVGINLPGGQLMLTSEVENYPGFPEGIDGQEMMGKFFAQAERFGTEVIKENVTQVEFKDKGPFRLLLGKEWYIAKSVILAMGATAQWLNVPGEYKLRTSAGGVSACATCDGFFFRGKELIVVGGGDTAVEEAVFLTKFATKVTMVHRRDKLRASQVMQQRALTNPKIDFLWNSALTEYLGDKSIEAVRVKNLVTGEETVRPIGGVFVAIGHKPSTDFLKGVIELDEQGYIVTKHNVETNIEGVFAAGDVHDKHFRQAITAAGFGCMAAITAERWLEAQKLA is encoded by the coding sequence ATGGGGACATTGGTAATGGAAAAAGAAAGAGAATTAATAATTATAGGTTCTGGGCCAGCAGGGTTAACAGCAGCTATTTACGCTGCACGAGCTAACTTAAAGCCACTTGTTGCAGCCGGCGAACCCGTAGGTATAAACCTTCCAGGCGGTCAATTAATGCTTACCTCAGAAGTAGAAAACTACCCAGGTTTTCCAGAAGGAATTGACGGCCAAGAAATGATGGGAAAATTCTTTGCTCAAGCTGAACGCTTTGGCACAGAAGTTATTAAGGAAAATGTTACCCAAGTAGAATTTAAAGATAAAGGCCCCTTTCGTTTATTACTTGGTAAAGAATGGTATATTGCTAAATCTGTAATTTTAGCAATGGGTGCTACTGCTCAATGGCTAAATGTTCCTGGGGAATATAAATTAAGAACTTCTGCTGGCGGAGTTTCTGCTTGTGCTACTTGCGATGGGTTTTTCTTTAGAGGTAAAGAATTAATTGTTGTTGGTGGCGGAGATACAGCAGTAGAGGAAGCAGTATTTTTAACTAAGTTTGCTACTAAAGTAACAATGGTTCATCGTCGTGATAAACTTCGCGCTAGTCAAGTAATGCAGCAACGAGCTTTAACTAATCCCAAAATAGATTTTCTTTGGAATTCTGCTTTGACTGAATATTTAGGCGATAAATCTATAGAAGCTGTTCGTGTTAAGAACTTAGTTACAGGTGAAGAAACTGTACGCCCTATAGGTGGGGTATTTGTTGCTATTGGACATAAACCTAGTACAGATTTTCTTAAAGGTGTAATTGAACTTGATGAACAAGGTTATATTGTTACTAAGCATAATGTTGAGACTAATATAGAAGGTGTTTTTGCTGCTGGAGATGTTCATGATAAACATTTTCGCCAAGCTATTACAGCAGCAGGTTTTGGATGTATGGCTGCTATTACAGCAGAACGATGGCTA